A stretch of DNA from Odontesthes bonariensis isolate fOdoBon6 chromosome 2, fOdoBon6.hap1, whole genome shotgun sequence:
AAGGTGTGACCACTTTAAGATGCACAACACAAAGTCTTCCCATCACAGAAGGGATTGAAATACATTCCCTCAAAGATGAGGAGAGACAAAATGGTGTTTGTCCCTTGTAATGGTGTTGAATTATTTTCCCATTTGGTTGCACATCTGCTGCACTTTCAATCTCAGTTGACAACAAGAAGACGACTCACTGCAGCTGAGCGAGTGGAGTAGAAACATAGCAGGAATTCAAAGAAGCAGAACAAGCTCTTGAAGAAGCGAGAAGCTTTTTGGCTTTTTTAGTAGCAGCCATAAATAGTATGGCTGGTAGTCTACTTCCGACCCCAGAAGTGAGGGGTTCGGCGAGGGGATGTACCGTCCTGAGAGCTGCTAAGGCCACGGCTTCTCCAGTCCAGCTGGCTGGAAGGTAAATTCTCCTGCAGAGAGACAATTCACAAACTTTCAAATAGcactaaacttaaaaaaaaaaaaaaaggctaaaaatgtTTAAGAAAAATGGAAGAGTACCTGCACTGACTGGTTTGAGGTGTCCGATTTGTCTCTGGGTCCTGGAGGTGCTGCGACTGCTGTGTGTCCTCGAGAACAGACAGCTGGCACAGAGTCTTTGGTGGGCTCCAGCATTCCCTGATAAATCATTACATTGGAATGAagtctaattaaaaaaaaaaaagctaatgttTTGAAGCATGGACTTCTATGAACGACACCTGCAGAAACAGTGAATATAGATTCTAATCGGTGTGACGGTTCTCCTGTCACACAGCGGTAAAGCTGGACatcttaaaaataaataaataaatcactacAGCTTGTAAAATCCTCCAAAACGAGTCAAACTTCTAACAGGTGACTCACCAGACTGGATGCATAAGCAGGCACAGTCGCCGGCTGCTTCTTTGTGCCGACGAACACCTTTCAGAGAGCAGACACAGAAATTAAGAAAGCAGTCCCCGTGGATATGTGACATGCTGACCGGGTTATTTTATAAAGATGCAGGTGATGCCAAACTCACAATGTTCCTCTCGTCCACACCAAGGCATCTGAGCAGAGTTCTGTTACTATGGGAACCACCCCACCGAAACTGGAGGCCAAATGAGCTGTGGATGTCCTGATGTAGCCACAACATGGTCTGCTGAATCCTGGGAGAAAgtgagcaaaaaaagaaaagatataaATATCTGATAACAGATGgattggatagatggatagagtctggaaatgctttgagCAACTGAGAGTGGACACGCTTAGACTGtaaagacacaaaaacaacTGCTTTATCTGGTGCGTTTGGTTCTGAGAAGCTCCATCTTCTATCGATTTTGGTCGGACGTGCCTATCAAAGGTCTGGTTTTGGCTACACGAACACAACAATTAGCCTGTTCCAGTGTCGTGCCAAAGTGATAACTGTTTCAGCAAATCCAGACAATATTCAGATTAATTTTcgaaagtaaaaacaaaacaaaaaaagtcaaattgaGGGCGACGGCTAATGTTAGCGGGCCTATggagacaccaagcaacagcCCCGGTAACGTCTGAATAAGCCAGAATCCTGCAACGCTGCATCACCAGAATAGCTATGTTACCTACTCATCACTACCATACAGCCTTTGACACTGTAGATCACCACACCCTTCTCCACCGCCTACAGCACCTTGCAGGACTCACTGGCACGGCCCTGGACTGGTTCCGATCATACCTGATGGACAGATCCGAATTTGTCTCCATTGGTCGTGCCAGATCACTGAGCCATCCTGTCTCCTGTGGTGTGCCCCAAGGAtcagttcttggacctcttcttttTAATCTATATATGGTCCCACTTGGGCGCATTATCAGCAGCTATGGGGTCTCttttcattgctatgctgatgatactcagctttaCCTCAAGTTAGGTAGCAATGTACCTGAGACCCAACCCATTCCATCTTCATCATTGCCAGCCCCCTCACCTTGCCAATTATCCTCTCTCTCCACACTTACAGCTTGTCTGGAGGAGATAAAGGCATGGATGCGGCAAAATTTTCTCCATCTTAACAGttcaaaaactgaaatgattcaAATTGGTACCTTACAtcaaattcaacaacaaaaaattctCAACATTACCTTCTCTGGccagaacatttctctttccagtATGGTCACCAATCTTGGTGTTATTTTTGATCCACAGCTCACCTTTGAAAGCCATATTAAGCATATCTGCAAAATTTCATTCTTTCACCTCCGAAATATTGCAAAACTTCGGCCCTTACTCTCTCTTTCTGATGCAGAGAGGCTCGTCCATGCTTTTGTCTCCTCCAGACTTGACTGTTGCAACGCACTTCTCGTTGGGATTCCTGGCAAGAACATACAGAGATTACAGTATGTTCAGAACTGTGCTGCCAGGATCCTGATGAGAGTGCGTAAACATGAACATATCACCCCTGTTCTCCAATCtcttcactggcttcctgttTCTGCCCGGATCACTTACAAAATCTCTCTGCTCACCTTCCACTGCCTGCATGGTAATGCTCCATCTTACTTAAAAGACCTTCTCACCCTTCACTGTCCTTCACGCTCTCTCcgttcctccaacaccaacctTCGTCACACTCCCAGAACTGGCTCCCGCACCATGGGAGACCGGGCCTTTTCCTGCGCTGCCCCTCGGCTGTGGAACGCTCTGCCTCCACATCTGAGGGCTCCACAGACTGTggaacactttaaaacaggcctgaaaacctttctttttacccaatgtttttaatgatctccctttGAATGCTCTGTCCTGTATTTATTTCGTTTTAgcatttaaaggactcactacttttatttgtgtattttatttgcattttactgtccctgcttttgaacctaatatttgtcttttatcccactgtagcactttgagattttattgtaaatgtaaagtgccttataaataaaatttattattattattattattattactgagATTGTGCTGTTACCGTGGCAACCTATGCAGATAGGTTGGTGATGTCTGCATAAACAAATGGGATGAAAATCACTTGGAAATTGCTTTGGACATTGTTCAGTGAAGGCGAGTGAACAATAAATGAACACCTGCATTGCACACAGCCACCTCAGTGCGGAACATTTTTAGGTCATCTTTCTGCATTCATTTAGCTGATAAACACACATGAGATCTACTTGAGCAAAAGAGACTATTGTAATAAGAACTGATATAAGTTCATtagcattttgtgttttatttgatcAAATGTCCTATTTCAGAACATactaggagaaaaaaaaatatatatataaacactaCCGTTCAAAAGTTTGGGGTCACCCAAAcaattttgtgttttccatGAAAAGTCACACTTATTCACCACCATACGTTGTGAAATGAATAGAAACTATAGTCAAGACATTGACAAGGTTAGAAATAATGATTTGTATTTGAAATAACATTATTTTTACATCAAACTTTGCTTTCGTCAAAGAATCCTCCATTTGCAGCAATTACAGCATTGCAGACCTTTGGCATTCTAGCTGTTAATTTGTTGAGGTAAGCTGGAGAAATTGCACCCCACACTTCTAGAAGCAGCTCCCACAAGTTGGATTGGTTGGATGGGCACTTCTTGCGTACCATACGGTCAAGCTGCTCCCACAACAGCTCAATGGGGTTCAGATCTGGTGACTGCGCTTGCCACTCCATTACCGATAGATTACCAGCTGCCTGCTTCTGCTGTAAATAGTTCTTGCACAATTTGGAGGTGTGTTTAgggtcattgtcctgttgtAGGATGAAATTGGCTCCAATCAAGCGCTGTCCACTGGGTATGGCATGGCGTTGCAAAATGGAGTGATAGCCTTCCTTATTCAGAATCCCTTTTACCCTGTACAAATCTCCCACCATACCAGCACCAAAGCAGCCCCAGACCATCACATTACCTCCACCATGCTTAACAGATGGCGTCAGGCATTCTTCCAGCATCTTTTCATTTGTTCTGCGTCTCACAAACGTTCTTCTTTGTGATCCAAACACCTCAAACTTGGATTCATCCGTCCACAACACTTTTTTCCAGTCTTCCTCTGTCCAATGTCTGTGTTCTTTTGCCCATcttaatctttttcttttattggccAGTCTCAGATATGGCTTTTTCTTTGCCACTCTGCCCTGAAGCCCAAAATCCCGCAGCCGCCTCTTCACTGTAGATGTTGACACTGGTGTTTTGCGGGTACTATTTAATGAAAATGCCAGTTGGGGACCTGTGAGGCGTCTGTTTCTCAAACTAGAGACTCTAATGTGCTTATCTTCTTGCTTAGTTGTGCAACGCGGCCTCCCACTTCTTTTTCTACTCTGGTTAGAGCCTGTTTGTGCTGTCCTCTGAAGGGAGTAGTACACACCGTTGTAAGAAATCTTCAATTTCTTAGCAATTTCTCGCATGGAATAGCCTTCATTTCTAAGAACAAGAATAGACTGTCGAGTTTCAGATGAAAGTTCTCTTTTTCTGGCCATCTTGAGCGTTTAATTGACCCCAGCAATGTGATGCTCCAGAAACTCAATCTGCTCAAAGGAAGGTCAGTTTTGTAGCTTCTGTATTGAGCTAAACTGTTTTCAGATGTGTGAACATGATTGCACAAGGGTTTTCTAATCATCAATTAGCCTTCTGAGCCAATGAGCAAACACATTGTACCATTAGAACACTGGACTGATAGTTGCTGGAAATGGGCCTCTATACACGTATGTAGATATTGCACCAAAAACCAGACATTTACAGCTAGAATAGTCATTTACCACATTAGCAATGTATAGAGTGTATTTCTTTAACGTTAAGACTAGTTTAAAGTTATCTTCATTGAAAAGTACAGTGCTTTTCCTTCAAAAATAAGGACATTTCAATGTGACCCCAAACTTTTGAACggtagtgtatatatatataaataaaacgtCATGCATTGGCCCCAGATGTTTCTCACCTCAGGGCATGGCTGAGTTCTGGTATCACATCCTCACTCTGAGGGAGGTGCTGGGTTTGAAGTAAAGCACTGGGgaccagctgctcctcctgaaCCTTCGCAGCTGGGACCACTTCTGGAAAACTGGACTGGAAGAGCTGCTCAACGCGGCAGGACAATGAAGCCTGTCCACACAAAAGACAGATGGTTAATTATTTCTTAACCAGCAGATATATATGCAGCGCTGTGCAAAAGTCTAAGGCTACATCTCATTTATCTATATACATcaccaggaaaacaggaaataatggCAGTGATTTATTGAAACGTGCAAATATGAGTGGAAACCTTCTAAACCTTGTAAAGGTCAGTGTTAAATGGCTAAACAAACACCAACAACACATTCCTCTCAAAATGGTACAAAGACTGGATTGAAAATGAGGGGAAAAGCAGCCAAATGTCTGATGGAAAACTCTGAAAGatcttcagaaagctggagaactattggccaaaaccactttaaaagattggAAGAAAAATATAGAGAAATGAGGcagattcagtttttttttttttacataaaactgTAAAGTGTGACCCTAAGGTTGACTCTTGTTTATCTGCCCATGAGGAACTTCAAGCACATAAAGGTTTGTGAAATATCTACAGcaattaaatcaaatgtatGCTTTCCTTTCACGTATGCATTTGCAATTTTCTCCCTCCTACCTGACAGCTGTTCTTCCTCCGAGCTCCAAGCTTTTCCCCCCTCCTcagctcctcctcatcatcatctcCATCAGCCTGCAAGCTGCTGACTGGCTCTCTGAACCCCATCCAAGTCGTTCCCTCCACCTGTGCACTCGGATCCTTGAAGTCCGCCCACAGCCCCGCTCCGTCATCCTGCGCCGGCGCCGAGCAGAAATCTGCAAAGCTGTCACTCGGCGGGAGGTTTCCCAGGATGTGCACCCCTGCATCAGCTGTTTGAACAAATCCTTGGTCCCTGTGATGCATAAGACTTCTGTCACTAAAGTCAGCTAATTTTTCTTCTGGGTTTGTACCAGACTGGGACTGGCTGGAGGTAGCAGAAGTTTCCTGAGTCGCGTAGTGGTTGCATTGTTGAAAATCCTTCTCCGACTCAGACGAGTTGAGGTTTGCCATACTGATGTGGAAAAGACACTCACGTCGTCTGTAGTTTTTCAGttcttcttcctcatcatcAGTCCGGTCGCAATCAGTCTGATCATCTTGAGAACCAAGGGATGATACATTGGGCTCCAAATCTGCAGAAGCACCCTCAAATGACAGATCATCGCAGAAGGATGCCAGGTCATCTGAAGCAGACTCATACATCGTCTCACAGATGTTCTCTGCAACTCTCTGCACCTCAGAGCTTTGCAGAGAGCTACAGCTAAGCCTCCTTTCCCCCCGACCGTCCCGAGGAATGCCTGGATCGTCCTCACCAGTTGCAAGATTCAAAgctgctgcagcttcctgaGGTTGATGGTGGTCCTGAGGTGGTTGCACGAGTGCAGCATCTCTCTTCTCACAGTGTTTGGCCATGATGCAGACATCTTCCTTCACCTTGGATACATGATGGAATCTGGGCTCGGATTCCATGATAACGTCCCGTCCTGCATTTAAGTCTGCGCTTCCCACTTTGCGATCCCACTGCTCTGTTAAGCCACAGCACCAGGGGTGTGACACCTGCTCCGTGAACACAGTAAAGTCAGCAAACCCCATTTCCTCCTTGGAAGAACAAGCACCCCTGACAGAGGCCCCCCCAGATTTATGGGGGTCTTGAGCAAATCCGTTTGTGAGGTACAACGAGGATTCAGCATTGCAGTTATGACTTTCCACATCTGCAGGTCCCCTGCTGGACTCCAACTTCACGGTGGATGTGTGTTGGGATTCTTCCACTGGGTGATAAAAGCTGGAGTTGGGCTGATGGGTCTCCGGTTTTATGATGGGAGGGGGCTGTTTAAAGCATGATGGTGGCTCTGGAGCAACAGGAAGTCCAAGAGGGGAGCAGGAAATTCCTACAGAGAAGTCCCCAAACTCATCCTCCTCTGATCCCACCCCTTCATCACCATCACAATCCAGCAGAGGAGGGGAGGACAAGTGCAAGGGTATGGTGTCTGGCTCCATGGGTTAACCTAACAGGACCTGAAGGCTTCATGCGTCTGGTAgaggaaaagaaataaaagtgaaTGATTAGGATAACAAACAACAGCATTATTTACAAGAATTATTTACAACTAGTTGTGCGTTTGCTTTGGGCTTGATTTAAgagtttttaagtttttaagtgCCTAAATACCTCACAAATGGATTTACATTTTCATATgaactttttattattatacgTCAACCACTGCATTGGTTTCATATCTGGCAATgctaaaaataattaaaaaaaaagactggtgTGGAATAAAATGTTGAAAGGTGACGCAACactgtttataaaaaaaaaaaaaaaaaagaagaagctggGACAGAATCAAGTTTGGCACCGTCTTGCTAAATTATATAAGGCCTTatctaaaaaaaagacagtctGGGTGGCAGCATAACAAGTCAGATGATCCCTTTCCTCTTTAGCCCAAGTTTCATAGGTGTCCAAACAACACGCTTTTATTGGTTTTGTCCCTTTTTTGCTAAAAGCATTGAATCCAAACTGAGCATTTATCTTTCACAAAACAATACATGTTGCATCTTGAATCACTAACAAATCACAGTCTGTTCTGTTTATATGTTACACAAGCTTCCCAGTTTTGTGAACGTGGTAAAAGACTTCCTGACTTGTGCTTGTTGTTTTGACGCTGCTGACTGTGTTAGGCTAATAATTGAGGAACTTGAACGCAAATGCTCCGCACCGTccaatatttatttaaaaataatttggCAAACAATCTTTACAGTCAACAGTCAGCTCTTTGGCTCCTTCTACCAGGTGGGAAAGTGGTCTGTACTGTCCTCAGTCAGTAAACCGACACAGCAAAGAGCCCTCAGGATGGGGATAAGGGATTAGGCGTTGCTTTAATCCTTGCCTCAACGCAAACACACATTAACTACTGCCTTTTATAACGCAGCTAATGTAATACTGAGCACTCCTTTCATTTGACAACGTAAGACACCAGCTTTCCTGTTTGGTTTTTGCACTCAGTAAAGCAAAAAATCCTACCTTTTTCTCCGGAGTCTTCAACCTGGACAGACAGGTGACAAGTGTGTGAAGTCGTGTAAACATTTAGGTGATAATTAACGGTATAAACGCGCACACTAGTTCACGATTAGCGCAAAGCCAGCTGCCCACCATTAATTTAATTATAGTGTAAAAAGAGCAAACGGAAAGCTAATCCCAAACGGCTTGTTGTCTTGTTACCATCACAGCAACTGAGTCGCTAGCATGACCAACAGCTAGCTCGTGTAGCCGCTGTCTACCGCTACCAAGCAGTCAAAAACAGCCTAAAACTGGCATGCTATCTAAATGCAGCCGACCTCTACATGTCAACAGCGGCTTTAGATGTACCAGCTTTCATTGTGCTTGTCCGTCAATGCCGCAACGCTGTTCTCCATCTTCTCTTATCGCCTCTTGAGACGCAGAAAAAACGAAGAGGTGTTACTGCGCTGCATTTCCCGTTGCCTCTTAATCATGGAGTGGAGCAGTTGAGGAAGTAGCAGGCGAAGGCTCTTCGTTACAGACAAGGAAGAGAAGGGGTGGGTTGGTGCTACACTGGATCAGCTGTGACACAGCCTACCAGAACAGTACTAACTAAACTCATCCTCCTAACCTATCGAACCCGAAGCCCTGACTCGGTCTCGGTTTATCAAATGTAGTACTAGGAAAGTTACGTCACTTTAAAATAGACGATCTTTGTTAATGTCAAATTAGCCCGGGAGCTAGATCGCCTTCTAACGGGAAATTTATGGAGGTACACCAACACTTTTTTTCAGCTTTGCTCAGTTTATTCTGCCATTTTACACAGATTGACTACGTCATTTCAGGGACAGAGCATCACTATCAGAATCGCACTGTGCCAGTGAAAGCAAAGTGTCTCATTTCCAGCTGTTTTCCCTTGGCCAGATGATAACCATTAAAATCGACAGTAAAACCAAAATAAAGCACAGAGCACACAGAGGAAGGCCTATACGGTGTCAGAAAGAactgaaacaaataaaaaaagctgcaaatccacaacaaaaacacacaaaaccgcATTGTTATTGAAGTGATTGTAATTAAACTCACAAGTTAACATCAGTAAAGAGTCTttgacttttgttttctttaattcACAAAAAGAGGCACAACAACAAGCAGTAAAAGACATACAAACACATCCAGCTTGATCGTGTAAAGCTGTAAGTGCTGCACAGTAAATGTagcgttttctttaaaaaaaaacaacaacaacaacaacaaccattcctttaaaaagaaattccaCACTCAAAATTTCAAATGGCATCTGGAATTATAATCAGCGACGTTAAATAAACGTCAAAACGTGTGTCATCAGACAAAAGCCTGCTCGACATCATGCGATGTCCGGGCTTGGTGGATCTCCATGTGCACCCTCAGGTCTGAAGCGGTGCCGAACTTCTTCCCGCAGCGCGAGCAGCGAAACGACTTGTCGCCACTAATTTCCGTCGTGCTCGAGGACTGTCTTGAACATATTTTCAAATGGTAGGAATGCGCGACCATTTTGCCGCACGAGTTGCAAAAGTAGGGCTTTTCGCCCGTGTGCTTCCTCATGTGAACCCGGAGGTTTGAACTCTGGGTGAAGAACTTCCCACAGAAAAGGCACCTGTGCGGCTTCTCGCCTGTGTGCACTCTTAAATGCAAAGCCAGGCTGTCTCTGCGCGCAAACTCCTTGTCGCATTGAGAGCATTTGAAGGCTTTCTCTCCCGCGTGGGACTCGTCCACGTGCCTGATCAGATCGCAGTCTCTGGTGAAGGAGCCGCCACAGAAACGGCAAGCCTTCTTGTCGTGGTGCAAGAAGGAGGCATCGCCGCGACTTGGGGCGCAAAAGGAGGAGCCTGAGGCATCGTTTCCAATCCAGTCATCATCATTGTTCAGTGTCACAGTTATGGAGCCGACCCCTGGGAACAGTGGGCAGTCTGTCTGAGGAGCCGCCTCCGATTCATAACGTGCGACTTTTACATCCTCCGAGGAGTCAGCATTCGGGTCCGAGACGATGCACAGATCCTCCTGCTCCTCTTTAACCCGCTGACTGTCCCGCGTGTCATCCTGCTCCACCACGGAAGGCTGACCTGCCCTCTCTGAGACCGGTGCGATGTCTAAAGAGACAAAGAACATGCACGCATTGTAATCAATTACCTGCTTTATCCGTCACAGAGATGGAAATTAGACGTGCTTTACAGCAATTGCTGTTGTTTTACTGTTTATGACGTTACACAACTTCTGTTGCTATGTGACCGTTTATAACATGGCAACCGCTTTCAGGCTGCATTCGCTGCCTGCGTTACAAACCTtctttgaataaaaacacacgGGGTTGCAAAACGGTCAGCTGGTCGATCTGGTGTCTCAGCTGGAGGATCTCGCTCCTCGAGCGAACAACTTCTTCGTGGTAGTCCGCTATTGTCTTTTCAACGAGCCCAAAGATCTCGTCTGCAGCGGCCGCTAGCCGCTCGTTGACCAGCagcctgagctgctgctgcgtcCCCCACATGACGAACAGCGGTGCTACCAGCGGACGAAGAAGCACAGGCACAATATGTTGGAAGAAAGAAATAACCTCCACAAGATGGGGAAACCGTCCGTTTTCTTAACAAAAGACGACAACGCAAGAGAATTAGATTAATAGTTGTTCTTCTTATTATTCATTATAAGCGCATTAAAGTCGGTGTCAGGGATAGGTCGCCCCCTACTGGGTTGGAGCAGAGGCGCGGAACTAATTTGTTTTTCAAAAACCCTGCAAAGGATTGGAGGGTTTCAGCTGAActattaaaaactgaaaatgccTCTCATttcacaaatggaaaaaaaaacattcacacacattaaGAAACAAATGTATTCAAACGCGAGTTAATCGTTCCGTTTGGCATTAAGTACTCCCTGCTGTGGCGGATGACACTTTCCTCTTACATCTCGATAAATATGGAGATAAATTTAGTGTACTGTAACAtttaagaggttttttttatgttttatttatatcGTGATCAAAGTATAAAGATGCAAACATTCAGATCAACTACCAatgtccagtccagagtccagactaaacatggagaagcagcatttagctgttatgctgcaaacaagtggaacaaactgccagtggagattaaactttcaccaaatgtagacatttttaaatccgaGTTAAAAACAATTTCTtctctcatgtgtctatgcatgaaatctgcacggtatcttttaatttatctggactgttgcttgtttttaaattaatttaaattattttatttgtttctctttatattcttttatgtatttttaatgcttcttccactccctgctgcaatgcttttattttatgtaaagcactttgaattgttttgtacatgaaatgtgctatacaaatattTTTGATTTGAATGTAAAATAATAACTTAAGAAAATGTATTATCATTAGTTGTAGTAGTAGTAAAAGCTGCATGgtggttaaaggataagaccgtttttttgacattgggcccttgatttcacattataacatgatgttctactcacccctgcttgttgttggtcatttggagctgttccgaagatattcgagaggcgtctggctgctctcttgagatattcggccatgaaacggtttcctatgggcaagcttatacaggcacaaactatgctgtttataatttattaattactgtacactagcactgataacgtggaggtgcgtcgcttacttaaaaaaatccgggttactaattttgaattttagccgaatgaataaataggcagcaggtctgtgggctgtctgtggcagtagcacgacgatgacgtcagtaacacccactttacgacaaaaattcaaaattacagtaacccggatgtttttaagtaagcgacgcacctccacgttatcagtgctagtgtacagtaattaataaattataaacagcatagtttgtgcctgtataaacttgcccataggaaaccgtttcatggccgaatatctcaagagagcagccagacgcctctcgaatatcttcggaacagctccaaatgaccaacaacaagcaggggtgagtagaacatcatgttataatgtgaaatcaagggcccaatgtcaaaaaaacggtcttatcctttaacgcTTTGGCCTCACACCAAGACGGTTCCTTTTTTTTGCATCTCAGCTGAGGCCTTTCTGTGAGGACTTTGCATGATCTTTCCGTGCATGCCTGGGTTCTCGACTTTCTCCCACCAccccaaaacatgcatgttagttaAATTTAGTGTCAAGTTGAGTGTATAAATGGGAATGATTCAATATCCAGCCGCAATATGTTGCGTGTTGAGAGGTTGAGTTTTGTATGATTTCCGTTAGACAAACATATTAATacgcattttaaaagtctgattGGATCGAACACAAgaaataattttcttttcactgtGATGAAGGGGCGGTAATACTTCCTGGCGTTTGTTACCATCAGTGTGTAGATGTGCTAACTGAACAAAGCAGACCCCAACTAGAAACTGATATGGGTTTGAGAGATGCTTAGTGCAAATTTAAATTCAATCCAGTAGGAAAAAAGGGCCTTTGATGAGGCTTAGCATAAACTTTAAGGGGCAAACTTCAATGATAACTTTTGTTATGcataagttgtttttttattacaaGGTGTGTTACATGGAAGAggatatttttcatatttaatg
This window harbors:
- the aftphb gene encoding uncharacterized protein aftphb, whose protein sequence is MEPDTIPLHLSSPPLLDCDGDEGVGSEEDEFGDFSVGISCSPLGLPVAPEPPSCFKQPPPIIKPETHQPNSSFYHPVEESQHTSTVKLESSRGPADVESHNCNAESSLYLTNGFAQDPHKSGGASVRGACSSKEEMGFADFTVFTEQVSHPWCCGLTEQWDRKVGSADLNAGRDVIMESEPRFHHVSKVKEDVCIMAKHCEKRDAALVQPPQDHHQPQEAAAALNLATGEDDPGIPRDGRGERRLSCSSLQSSEVQRVAENICETMYESASDDLASFCDDLSFEGASADLEPNVSSLGSQDDQTDCDRTDDEEEELKNYRRRECLFHISMANLNSSESEKDFQQCNHYATQETSATSSQSQSGTNPEEKLADFSDRSLMHHRDQGFVQTADAGVHILGNLPPSDSFADFCSAPAQDDGAGLWADFKDPSAQVEGTTWMGFREPVSSLQADGDDDEEELRRGEKLGARRKNSCQASLSCRVEQLFQSSFPEVVPAAKVQEEQLVPSALLQTQHLPQSEDVIPELSHALRIQQTMLWLHQDIHSSFGLQFRWGGSHSNRTLLRCLGVDERNIVFVGTKKQPATVPAYASSLGMLEPTKDSVPAVCSRGHTAVAAPPGPRDKSDTSNQSVQENLPSSQLDWRSRGLSSSQDGTSPRRTPHFWGRK
- the LOC142400363 gene encoding uncharacterized protein LOC142400363, producing MWGTQQQLRLLVNERLAAAADEIFGLVEKTIADYHEEVVRSRSEILQLRHQIDQLTVLQPRVFLFKEDIAPVSERAGQPSVVEQDDTRDSQRVKEEQEDLCIVSDPNADSSEDVKVARYESEAAPQTDCPLFPGVGSITVTLNNDDDWIGNDASGSSFCAPSRGDASFLHHDKKACRFCGGSFTRDCDLIRHVDESHAGEKAFKCSQCDKEFARRDSLALHLRVHTGEKPHRCLFCGKFFTQSSNLRVHMRKHTGEKPYFCNSCGKMVAHSYHLKICSRQSSSTTEISGDKSFRCSRCGKKFGTASDLRVHMEIHQARTSHDVEQAFV